The sequence below is a genomic window from Streptomyces sudanensis.
AGCGCCCCCGACGACATCGCGGACCGGCTCGCCGACATCCCCGAGATCGAGGCGTGCCACAGCGTGGCCGGCGACGAGAACTACATCCTCAAGGTCCGGGTGGCGACGCCGCTGGAGCTGGAGGACCTGCTCACGAGGATCCGCTCCCAGTCCGGGGTCTCCACGCGCACCACGGTGGTCCTGTCCACGCCGTACGAGGCGAGGCCGCCCCGCGTCTGACCCCGTCCGCGCCCGTCCCGGCGCCGCACCCCCGGCCGGGGGCGGACGCGGCGCCGGAGCTGTCTACGCTGGTCGCCATGACCGAGCGCCCCCACCTCCCGCAAGCCGCCGGCCCCGCCCGAGCGGAGAGGNCCCCCCACCGTGCTGCTGCGCGGCGGGGAGGTCCACAGCCCCGCCGACCCCTTCGCCACGGCGAT
It includes:
- a CDS encoding Lrp/AsnC family transcriptional regulator, with the protein product MEELDRRIVELLVKDGRMSYTDLGRATGLSTSAVHQRVRRLEQRGVIRGYAAVVDPQAVGLPLTAFISVKPFDPSAPDDIADRLADIPEIEACHSVAGDENYILKVRVATPLELEDLLTRIRSQSGVSTRTTVVLSTPYEARPPRV